The segment GAACAGTGACCCGCACGCGACCGCCGACGCGCTGATGTACCTCGTGAAGGCGCGTGGAGCACGCGCATGAGCGCCGTCGCCCCGGGCGCCATGCCGAACTTCCGGGCGGTCGTCCCGACGGTGAGCTCCCTGTCACGGGGGCTCGGTGACGCGAGGGGCTCGCTGCGGCGGTTCTCCCAGAACGTGCGGCAGGCGACCGGCGGGATCGGCGGCCTCGCCACCGCCCTGCGCACGAGCGGCACCGCCCTCAGGAGCCTCGGCGGGAACGCCTCCGGAGCCTCCACCGCCATGGGCCGGATCCGCAGGTCCACCGCACCCGCGGGCGTCCGGCGGATCGGCACCGCGGCCGGCAAGGCCCGTACCGCCGCCGGAAAGATCGGCACCGGCGCGGGCGTGGTCCTCGGCATCCTCCTGCCGCTGCTGCCCCTCACCGATGTCATCACCGGTCTCATGGGCACCTTCGGCACCGTCATGACCATCGCCTCCATCGCCATGACAGGCGTCAACGTCGCCATGCGGGCCAACCCGCTCGGCTTCCTCGTCGGCCTGATCGTGCCCATCGCGGCGTACCTGATCGAACTCGCGGTCAACTCCGAGACCGGCCAGCGGCTGATCAAGCAGGGCATGCAGCAGGCGCTGAAGGGGTTCCAGGCCGTCTGGAAGTTCCTCCAGCCGATCATGAAGCTCCTCGGCCAGGCCGTGGGCACCTACTTCAAGGCCTACCTGACCCTGTTCAAGACCGCGCTCAGGATCGTCGGCGCGGCCATCGAGGGAGTCTCCAAGCTCCGCTCCGCCGTCTCCTCCGCCACGAACGCGCTCCGCGGCATCGCCTCGAACACGATCGGTGGCATCAAGAGCGCCGTCCGGCCGGTCGTCGACTGGGTCACCGACAAGGTGCCCGGGTTCTTCCGTACCGCCAAGGACGCCGTGAGCAACGCGATGCGCGGCATCGGCGACCTGGTCAAGGGCGCCCTCAGCGCCGTGATCGGCGTCGTCAAGGGGCCGATCAACGGTCTGATCGCCTTCGCCAACTGGATCATCGACGGGCTCAACAAGCTGAGCTTCGAGATCCCCCTCACCGGCAAGAA is part of the Streptomyces sp. NBC_00250 genome and harbors:
- a CDS encoding tape-measure protein; its protein translation is MSAVAPGAMPNFRAVVPTVSSLSRGLGDARGSLRRFSQNVRQATGGIGGLATALRTSGTALRSLGGNASGASTAMGRIRRSTAPAGVRRIGTAAGKARTAAGKIGTGAGVVLGILLPLLPLTDVITGLMGTFGTVMTIASIAMTGVNVAMRANPLGFLVGLIVPIAAYLIELAVNSETGQRLIKQGMQQALKGFQAVWKFLQPIMKLLGQAVGTYFKAYLTLFKTALRIVGAAIEGVSKLRSAVSSATNALRGIASNTIGGIKSAVRPVVDWVTDKVPGFFRTAKDAVSNAMRGIGDLVKGALSAVIGVVKGPINGLIAFANWIIDGLNKLSFEIPLTGKKFGVELDKLPMLAEGGIVSPGSADDYRIDSLAQLENRRIPALTETPRPPHRIRDFHEEPGAGPRSTAEDLLFLAAAHA